From one Planktothrix agardhii NIES-204 genomic stretch:
- a CDS encoding putative voltage-gated chloride channel produces MWRISIPREVSILFSKILSPTTPKRFAIIEAGLIGLVSGLAAFILKEGAGWLGSLRISTSLNSAIPAWILLPIIGLIGGLLTGFLVERLAPETAGSGIPQVKAALAGEPISLDFRVAFAKLIGTMFTMGSGLTLGRQGPTVQIGAALAAWISRWVPTSPNYRRQLIACGAAAGLAAGFNAPIAGVLFVVEELLHDVSGITLGPAIIASFIGAVVSRLLGGQEFSDSATKTIILETVHDRLLYAREIPLFILLGILAGVLGAIFSRSIISGSKFNRRVLRWGLPQRMAVAGLLSGLVVSLLPLSFRNNTGIRQLILSGELSWETSALVFTAHFILTIIAASSGAPGGLFAPSLVLGSALGHLVGTWESELMLGIDQPMVFAFAGMGAFFCAVARTPMTAVVIVFEITTDFGLVLPLMISSVVAYLIAEKIDPESLYDQLLKLSGIELKSDHPIDGALENLRAANVMQRNVETLAGNLTLEQVIEAFAKSPHRGFPVVENGKLVGIITQTDLAQISNRQLPNHTPINQLMTTQPITVNPDDNLTHVLYLLGHYKLSRLPVIEHHHLVGIITRSDIIRAELGQINGEKTQVGRHYESSYIAYQTRGPQTGNGRLLVSLYNPQTAPALLKVAVAIAQERNYELECITVITIPYSKSPSETLVRLTKSRRLLQQAERLGQNSKISVHTQIRVAHDVAQAILETTQEEHIDLLLMGWHGDISAPDRIFGNVMDAVIRLVPCQVMLIKWGQNQTPHDPQTNTNSDPNTCPVLAWHRWLVPVRDTLANSVSVQLLPALIKLSFSPKICLFRVVKTLISTEEIKDFNQDSENLSHRLNTEVIFSNVCSNSVSEAVIDLADKDQCDVIVLGASREGMLRQVIQGNIPEAIAKNCQCTVILVRPAIEKYG; encoded by the coding sequence ATGTGGCGCATCTCTATCCCCAGAGAAGTTTCTATTCTGTTCTCCAAAATTTTATCACCCACGACCCCGAAACGTTTTGCCATTATTGAAGCGGGTTTAATTGGTTTAGTCTCCGGTTTAGCCGCATTTATATTAAAAGAAGGTGCGGGTTGGTTAGGTTCTTTACGAATTTCCACATCCTTAAATTCTGCGATTCCCGCTTGGATATTGCTTCCCATCATTGGATTAATCGGGGGTTTATTAACGGGTTTTTTAGTAGAAAGATTAGCACCAGAAACCGCCGGAAGTGGGATTCCACAAGTAAAAGCAGCATTGGCGGGAGAACCGATTTCCCTTGACTTTCGAGTGGCATTTGCTAAACTTATTGGCACGATGTTTACGATGGGTTCTGGGTTAACTTTAGGACGTCAGGGGCCGACTGTCCAAATTGGTGCCGCTTTAGCTGCTTGGATTAGTCGTTGGGTTCCCACTTCTCCGAATTATCGACGTCAATTAATCGCTTGTGGTGCCGCGGCCGGATTAGCCGCTGGATTTAATGCTCCGATTGCCGGGGTGTTATTTGTAGTAGAAGAACTGCTGCATGATGTGTCAGGAATTACCCTCGGCCCGGCGATTATTGCCTCTTTTATTGGTGCGGTGGTTTCCCGTTTATTAGGGGGTCAAGAATTTAGTGATAGCGCCACAAAAACTATTATATTAGAAACCGTACATGATCGATTACTTTATGCCAGAGAAATTCCGTTATTTATTCTATTAGGAATTTTAGCGGGAGTTTTGGGAGCAATTTTTAGTCGGAGTATTATTTCCGGGTCAAAATTTAATCGCCGAGTATTACGTTGGGGATTACCTCAACGCATGGCAGTTGCCGGGTTATTATCAGGTTTAGTCGTATCATTATTGCCTCTTTCTTTTAGGAATAATACCGGAATTAGGCAATTAATTTTAAGTGGAGAATTGTCCTGGGAAACCAGTGCTTTAGTATTTACGGCTCATTTTATTCTAACTATAATTGCAGCCAGTTCCGGCGCACCTGGGGGACTATTTGCCCCTTCTTTAGTATTGGGTTCGGCGTTAGGTCATTTAGTCGGAACCTGGGAATCTGAATTAATGTTAGGAATTGACCAACCCATGGTTTTTGCCTTTGCGGGAATGGGGGCTTTTTTCTGTGCTGTGGCGAGAACACCGATGACGGCTGTTGTAATTGTGTTTGAAATTACAACGGATTTTGGGTTGGTTTTACCATTAATGATTTCTTCTGTTGTAGCATATTTAATTGCGGAAAAAATTGATCCTGAATCTCTCTATGATCAGTTATTAAAATTGAGTGGAATTGAACTAAAATCCGATCACCCAATTGATGGGGCATTGGAGAATTTACGCGCAGCTAATGTTATGCAAAGAAATGTCGAAACCTTAGCAGGTAATTTGACTTTAGAACAGGTGATTGAAGCCTTTGCAAAATCCCCTCATCGCGGATTTCCTGTAGTTGAAAATGGCAAATTAGTCGGAATTATTACCCAAACGGATTTAGCCCAAATTAGTAATCGTCAATTACCTAATCATACTCCGATTAATCAGTTAATGACTACTCAACCAATTACTGTTAATCCCGATGATAATTTAACTCATGTTTTATATTTATTGGGTCATTATAAATTAAGTCGTTTACCCGTTATAGAACATCATCATTTAGTGGGAATTATTACTCGCAGTGATATTATTCGAGCGGAATTAGGGCAGATTAATGGGGAAAAAACTCAAGTCGGGCGACATTATGAATCTTCTTATATTGCCTATCAAACTAGGGGGCCACAAACCGGAAATGGTCGTTTATTAGTATCATTATATAACCCCCAAACTGCCCCGGCATTATTAAAAGTTGCCGTGGCGATCGCCCAGGAACGCAATTATGAATTAGAATGTATCACAGTGATTACTATTCCCTATAGTAAATCTCCTTCAGAAACTTTAGTTAGGTTAACAAAAAGTCGGCGTTTATTACAACAAGCTGAACGTTTAGGGCAGAATTCAAAGATTTCTGTTCATACTCAAATTAGAGTTGCCCATGATGTTGCCCAAGCGATTTTAGAAACAACTCAAGAGGAACATATTGATTTATTATTAATGGGTTGGCATGGGGATATATCAGCCCCAGATCGAATTTTTGGTAATGTGATGGATGCGGTTATTCGTCTAGTTCCCTGCCAAGTTATGCTGATAAAATGGGGTCAAAATCAAACACCTCACGATCCTCAAACTAATACTAATTCCGATCCTAATACTTGCCCGGTTTTGGCTTGGCATCGTTGGTTAGTTCCCGTTAGGGACACCCTAGCAAATTCAGTTTCGGTGCAGCTTTTACCCGCACTAATTAAGTTAAGTTTTTCTCCAAAAATTTGTCTTTTTCGGGTAGTTAAAACTCTGATTTCTACAGAGGAAATCAAGGATTTTAACCAAGATTCGGAAAATTTAAGTCATCGTTTAAATACGGAGGTAATTTTTAGTAATGTTTGTTCTAATTCCGTATCGGAAGCGGTGATTGATTTAGCGGATAAAGATCAATGTGATGTGATTGTATTAGGGGCAAGTAGAGAGGGAATGTTACGACAAGTAATTCAAGGTAATATTCCAGAAGCGATCGCTAAAAACTGTCAATGCACAGTTATTTTAGTTCGACCTGCTATTGAAAAATACGGATAG
- the panC gene encoding pantothenate synthetase PanC, which yields MVRLLTSVAALRCYLRSYRTQNPLNFVGLVPTMGGLHLGHLSLIQRAKAENGLVVVSIFVNPLQFGPNEDFQNYPRRLETDLQQCEQAGVDVIFAPSVEEMYQSSVQTMVIPPTSIMSGLCGKSRRGHFPGVATVVTKLLNLVQPDRAYFGQKDAQQVAIIQSLVQDLNLPIEIIPCPIVRESSGLAYSSRNQYLTLSEQQQATVLYRALRRGQEYFHKGCNSATEIKTFVQTELETEPEVQVEYIDLVEPQTLIPLATVETKGLLAIAARVGHTRLIDNLILHRRQAIIAIDGPAGAGKSTVTRKIAQALGLLYLDTGAMYRAVTWLVLQSGIAVEDEVAIAEIVSKCRIELIPDGEQPRTLINGQDVTEAIRSLEVTAQVSAIAAQWAVRQALVKQQQAFGNKGGIVAEGRDIGTTVFPDAELKIFLTASVQERAKRRLLELHSQGKTEITQEQLEQDIAERDRLDSNRVISPLRKAADAMEIQTDNLTIDDVIQRVVKSVIS from the coding sequence ATGGTTCGTCTGTTGACTAGCGTTGCTGCTCTGCGGTGTTATCTGCGTTCCTACCGAACTCAAAACCCCCTAAATTTTGTGGGTCTAGTGCCTACAATGGGGGGCTTACATTTGGGACATCTGAGCTTAATTCAACGGGCTAAAGCCGAAAATGGTTTGGTGGTGGTGAGTATTTTTGTGAATCCTCTGCAATTTGGGCCGAATGAGGATTTCCAAAACTATCCTAGGCGGTTAGAAACGGATTTGCAGCAGTGTGAACAGGCCGGAGTTGATGTGATCTTTGCTCCGTCGGTGGAGGAGATGTATCAATCCTCGGTGCAGACGATGGTGATTCCTCCTACATCAATCATGTCAGGATTATGCGGAAAATCTCGCCGCGGACATTTTCCAGGGGTGGCGACGGTTGTGACCAAATTATTGAATTTAGTTCAACCAGATCGGGCTTATTTTGGACAAAAAGATGCTCAACAGGTGGCGATTATTCAAAGTCTGGTTCAGGATTTGAATTTGCCAATTGAGATTATTCCCTGTCCAATTGTGCGGGAGTCGTCGGGATTGGCCTATAGTTCTCGGAATCAATATTTAACTTTATCAGAACAACAACAAGCAACGGTTTTATATCGGGCTCTACGTCGTGGCCAAGAATATTTCCACAAAGGTTGTAATTCTGCTACGGAGATTAAAACCTTTGTCCAAACTGAATTGGAGACGGAACCGGAGGTACAGGTAGAATATATTGATTTAGTGGAACCCCAGACGTTAATTCCCTTAGCTACAGTGGAAACCAAGGGGTTATTAGCGATCGCGGCTCGTGTGGGTCACACTCGTTTAATTGATAATCTGATTCTGCACCGTCGTCAAGCAATTATCGCCATTGATGGCCCAGCCGGAGCCGGGAAATCTACCGTTACCCGCAAAATTGCCCAGGCGTTGGGCCTGTTGTATTTGGATACGGGGGCGATGTATCGGGCCGTGACCTGGTTGGTGTTACAGTCTGGAATTGCGGTTGAGGATGAAGTTGCTATAGCTGAAATTGTCAGTAAATGTCGGATTGAATTGATCCCCGACGGAGAACAACCCAGAACCCTGATTAATGGTCAGGATGTGACTGAAGCGATTCGATCCTTGGAAGTGACGGCTCAGGTATCGGCGATCGCGGCTCAATGGGCTGTGCGTCAGGCTTTAGTTAAACAGCAACAGGCGTTTGGGAATAAAGGTGGAATTGTTGCTGAAGGTAGGGATATTGGCACAACAGTATTCCCCGATGCCGAATTAAAAATTTTCCTAACTGCATCTGTACAAGAGCGGGCAAAACGGAGATTATTAGAACTGCACAGTCAAGGTAAAACGGAAATTACTCAGGAACAATTAGAACAGGATATTGCCGAGCGCGATCGGCTTGACAGTAATCGAGTTATTTCACCCTTGAGAAAAGCCGCTGATGCGATGGAAATTCAAACGGATAATTTAACAATTGATGATGTGATTCAACGGGTCGTTAAATCAGTCATCAGTTAA
- a CDS encoding phosphoribosylformylglycinamidine cyclo-ligase, which translates to MDYREAGVDIQAGRDFVDQIRNLVQKTYRPEVLGGLGGFGGCFALPSGYTEPVLVSGTDGVGTKLKLATILNRHDTVGIDLVAMCVNDVLTCGAEPLFFLDYLATGKLDPDQLTQVVAGVAQGCQQAGCSLLGGETAEMPGFYQPGEYDMAGFCVGIVEKSRMLNGSQVQIGDIAIGLASSGVHSNGFSLVRKVISDMGWDWNQSPETLGGQSIAEVCLTPTQIYVKPVLQALRNGLEIHGMAHITGGGLPENLPRCLSSGQSIKIHPDSWPILPIFHWLAQEGEISSVAMFDTFNMGIGFVVLVPPQQAESTKEWFKTQGIAAYSIGEVVSGTGDLIGLPTN; encoded by the coding sequence ATGGATTATCGGGAAGCTGGTGTTGATATTCAAGCGGGTCGGGATTTTGTCGATCAGATTCGCAACCTCGTACAGAAAACCTATCGACCGGAAGTTTTAGGGGGACTCGGCGGGTTTGGGGGCTGTTTTGCCCTGCCTTCGGGCTATACCGAACCTGTTTTAGTATCGGGAACCGATGGCGTGGGAACCAAGTTAAAATTAGCCACAATCCTCAACCGCCACGATACCGTAGGGATTGATTTAGTTGCCATGTGCGTGAATGATGTTCTTACCTGTGGGGCCGAACCCTTATTTTTTCTGGACTATTTAGCCACGGGAAAACTTGATCCCGACCAATTAACTCAAGTGGTGGCGGGGGTAGCCCAAGGCTGTCAACAGGCCGGATGTAGTCTCCTGGGAGGAGAAACGGCCGAAATGCCCGGATTTTATCAACCGGGGGAATATGACATGGCGGGTTTTTGTGTGGGAATTGTAGAAAAAAGCCGAATGTTGAATGGCTCTCAAGTCCAAATTGGGGATATTGCGATCGGACTGGCCAGTAGTGGGGTGCATAGTAATGGATTTAGTCTAGTTCGTAAAGTAATTAGCGATATGGGATGGGACTGGAATCAATCCCCTGAAACCTTGGGGGGTCAATCTATCGCTGAGGTTTGTTTAACTCCGACTCAAATTTACGTTAAACCCGTGTTACAAGCCCTGCGTAACGGCCTAGAGATTCATGGCATGGCCCATATTACCGGAGGGGGTTTACCGGAAAACTTACCGCGCTGTCTGAGTTCGGGACAATCAATTAAGATTCATCCCGACAGTTGGCCGATTCTCCCGATTTTTCACTGGTTAGCTCAAGAGGGTGAAATTAGCTCTGTGGCGATGTTTGATACTTTTAATATGGGGATCGGTTTTGTGGTTTTGGTTCCGCCCCAACAAGCTGAAAGTACAAAAGAATGGTTTAAAACCCAAGGAATTGCCGCCTATTCTATTGGGGAAGTGGTGTCAGGAACGGGGGATTTAATCGGATTACCAACCAATTAA
- the menB gene encoding naphthoate synthase gives MSVAWQIAKTYEDILYHKADGIAKITINRPEKRNAFRPKTVFELYDAFFDAREDLNIGVVLFTGAGPHTDGKYAFCSGGDQSVRGDGGYIDDTGIPRLNVLDLQRLIRSMPKVVIALVAGYAIGGGHVLHLICDLTLAADNAIFGQTGPKVGSFDGGFGASYLARIVGQKKAREIWYLCRQYNAQQALDMGLINHVVPVEQLELEGIEWAQEILEKSPIAIRCLKAAFNADCDGQAGLQELAGNATLLYYMTEEGTEGKQAFLEKRSPNFRQYPWLP, from the coding sequence ATGTCAGTTGCATGGCAAATTGCCAAAACCTACGAAGATATTTTGTATCACAAAGCCGACGGTATCGCTAAAATTACGATTAACCGTCCAGAAAAACGCAATGCTTTTCGACCTAAAACTGTTTTTGAACTCTACGATGCCTTTTTTGATGCCCGGGAAGACCTGAATATTGGTGTGGTATTGTTTACAGGAGCCGGGCCCCATACCGACGGAAAATATGCCTTTTGTTCCGGCGGGGATCAAAGCGTGCGGGGGGATGGAGGATATATTGATGATACGGGTATCCCTCGATTAAACGTTTTAGATTTACAACGGTTAATCCGAAGTATGCCGAAAGTTGTGATTGCTTTGGTAGCAGGATATGCGATCGGGGGCGGTCATGTACTGCATTTAATTTGCGATTTAACTCTAGCTGCGGATAATGCAATTTTTGGACAAACCGGGCCGAAAGTTGGCAGTTTTGATGGGGGATTTGGAGCTAGTTATTTAGCTCGAATTGTCGGTCAAAAGAAAGCCCGAGAAATTTGGTATTTGTGTCGTCAATATAATGCTCAACAAGCCCTAGATATGGGGTTAATTAATCATGTTGTTCCTGTAGAACAATTGGAATTAGAAGGAATAGAATGGGCTCAGGAAATTCTGGAGAAAAGCCCAATTGCGATTCGCTGTTTAAAGGCGGCGTTTAATGCCGATTGTGATGGTCAAGCGGGTCTACAGGAACTCGCCGGAAATGCCACCCTACTATATTATATGACCGAGGAAGGAACGGAAGGGAAACAGGCTTTCTTGGAGAAGCGATCGCCTAATTTCCGTCAATATCCCTGGCTTCCTTAG
- a CDS encoding serine/threonine protein kinase, with amino-acid sequence MNLTQEMVLQNGKYRIDAVLGRGEFGVTYQGTHPLTNQTVVIKTLHPKFMTSVDFPKIKRQFITFAQGLSQCHHPNIVRVLDLFEEQGLPYMVMNYIPGETLEETLKSSPRLSVGQALNYISQISSALRKLHQQGLLHCHLQPRNIRLHGNTLTLVDFGLTNGFIQHHPEFPIRNRVLSVGYASLEHYLPHQQLTPATDIYGLSAILYYLLTGEPPLEAPLRVNEATQELLNATKPNLRRIQPTLSVVVERLIYWGLEIEPGRRPQNVDQWIAFLPIETTTTVIQSPNTLIQPNPVVIPPKPVAVKPVVETPVFVTVPQPHPQPKIQPVPVQIPDLETIEYNPSLGFLVPILFLVTSLFFGWVGFDLTRRYGYIVSQKTKIQINHPFANLDSTEPMFENPSIQTQAPSEVAPQRSVEEPLEDGDYSIPKPADLEAKTEEQSPVDQYSNSGVVAETLEKSPSTDESKIDQYLLPPSEVESEPPTPTTDYSVSTPVNSYSGDPTVQPDIPTDPNYSQSGAETLPPQVPPPEGGGYVSEESAPNYYTEPTIPVEPQSRILSEETVPINSAPNDGIEPSIPYSPLTIPLKN; translated from the coding sequence ATGAATCTAACGCAGGAAATGGTTCTCCAGAACGGCAAATATCGGATTGATGCGGTTCTTGGTCGTGGGGAGTTTGGTGTAACTTACCAAGGGACTCACCCTCTAACGAATCAAACGGTGGTGATTAAAACCCTCCATCCGAAATTCATGACCTCCGTTGATTTTCCCAAAATTAAGCGACAATTTATCACCTTTGCTCAGGGTTTAAGTCAGTGTCACCATCCAAATATTGTGCGTGTCCTCGACTTATTTGAAGAACAGGGTTTACCCTATATGGTGATGAATTATATTCCAGGGGAAACCTTAGAAGAAACACTAAAATCGAGTCCCAGGCTATCGGTGGGTCAAGCCCTAAACTATATTAGTCAGATTTCTTCAGCGTTGCGGAAACTCCATCAACAAGGTTTACTCCACTGTCATCTCCAACCCAGAAATATCCGACTCCACGGAAATACCCTCACCCTAGTTGATTTTGGCTTAACCAATGGCTTCATCCAACATCACCCGGAGTTTCCTATTCGTAACCGCGTTTTATCCGTGGGTTATGCGTCCCTAGAACATTATCTTCCCCATCAACAATTGACCCCAGCAACGGATATTTATGGTTTGTCAGCCATACTCTATTATTTATTAACAGGTGAACCGCCCTTAGAAGCCCCCCTAAGAGTCAATGAAGCCACACAGGAGTTACTAAACGCCACTAAACCAAATTTAAGACGAATTCAACCTACCCTCAGTGTCGTGGTGGAACGGTTGATCTATTGGGGATTAGAAATTGAACCCGGACGACGGCCTCAAAATGTTGATCAGTGGATCGCTTTTTTACCGATTGAAACAACTACTACGGTAATTCAATCTCCTAATACTTTGATTCAACCTAATCCAGTTGTTATTCCCCCTAAACCTGTGGCGGTGAAACCTGTTGTTGAAACTCCAGTATTTGTAACCGTTCCCCAGCCCCATCCCCAACCTAAAATTCAACCTGTTCCTGTCCAGATTCCTGACTTGGAAACCATAGAATATAACCCTTCCTTGGGTTTTTTAGTTCCGATTTTATTCTTAGTCACCTCTTTATTTTTTGGTTGGGTTGGGTTTGATTTGACCCGTCGTTATGGATATATTGTTAGTCAGAAAACCAAGATTCAGATCAATCATCCCTTTGCTAATTTAGATTCGACGGAACCAATGTTTGAAAATCCCTCTATTCAAACTCAAGCTCCGAGTGAAGTAGCCCCTCAACGTTCGGTTGAAGAACCATTAGAAGATGGAGATTACTCCATACCAAAACCTGCGGACTTAGAAGCGAAAACCGAAGAACAATCCCCCGTTGATCAATATAGTAATTCTGGTGTTGTTGCTGAAACCCTGGAAAAAAGTCCGTCAACGGATGAATCTAAAATCGATCAATATTTACTCCCACCTTCCGAGGTAGAATCGGAACCTCCTACTCCTACTACAGATTACTCGGTTTCTACCCCTGTCAATAGCTATTCTGGTGATCCAACGGTTCAACCCGATATTCCAACTGACCCCAATTACTCTCAATCTGGGGCTGAAACTCTACCGCCACAGGTTCCACCCCCCGAAGGAGGGGGTTATGTTTCTGAAGAATCTGCTCCTAATTACTACACAGAACCGACCATTCCCGTAGAACCACAATCTCGCATTCTTTCAGAAGAAACCGTCCCGATAAACTCAGCACCTAACGATGGAATAGAGCCTAGTATTCCGTATTCTCCTTTAACTATTCCCTTGAAAAACTAG
- a CDS encoding Holliday junction resolvase-like protein — MGKSLFISALGLDIGRKRIGVAGCDGTGLIATGLTTILRRSFTHDIAQFQDLVEHRQVQLLVAGLPYHLDGSLGSQAKYTQNYAQRLAHGLNLPLEYVDERLTSYQAEQLMIADNISLSRNKSMIDRKAAALILQQWLDQRRQGNG, encoded by the coding sequence ATGGGAAAATCCCTGTTTATTTCCGCCTTGGGATTAGATATTGGTCGCAAACGCATTGGAGTCGCCGGTTGTGATGGTACGGGCTTAATTGCCACCGGACTCACTACAATTCTGCGGCGTTCTTTTACCCATGATATCGCTCAATTTCAAGACCTGGTAGAGCACAGACAAGTACAGTTATTAGTGGCAGGTTTACCCTATCATCTCGACGGTTCCTTGGGTTCTCAGGCTAAATATACCCAAAACTATGCTCAAAGGTTAGCCCATGGCTTGAATTTACCCCTGGAATATGTAGATGAACGTCTGACCTCCTATCAAGCCGAACAATTAATGATTGCGGACAATATTTCTCTCTCTCGTAATAAAAGCATGATTGACCGCAAAGCCGCCGCCTTGATTTTGCAACAATGGTTAGACCAGAGGAGACAAGGGAATGGGTAA
- the cruF gene encoding carotenoid 1', 2'-hydratase has product MKHESIAERFCLTAHVVSTLFGLAGLLFILPNPELVANLPPMGMNIFVWSMATGGVAYIVFGAATLALYGYRTLGLGTTLAFMIPSLFLSLSSELLGTSTGFPFGHYQYLSGLGYKIAGLVPFTIPLSWFYMGLTCYLLARAGLKLKMGDSWVRQLSALALGAILLTAWDLVLDPAMSQATFPFWQFQEVGEFFGMPYRNLAGWMGTGFIFMSVGAFLWRRTPIALSRSQLTLPLIVYITNFFFGAAITVVELDTRFLFPVALSILFGVVPAIIFWWNAKPSLDTMESLLSSDNITTPSAVEVVAK; this is encoded by the coding sequence ATGAAGCACGAGTCAATTGCGGAAAGATTTTGCCTCACGGCTCACGTTGTGTCAACCCTATTTGGATTAGCGGGGTTATTGTTTATTCTCCCTAACCCTGAACTGGTCGCTAATTTACCTCCGATGGGGATGAATATTTTCGTCTGGAGTATGGCGACCGGAGGCGTAGCCTATATTGTGTTTGGGGCGGCGACCCTGGCATTATATGGCTATAGGACTTTAGGGTTAGGAACAACCTTAGCCTTTATGATTCCATCCCTATTCTTATCCCTATCCAGTGAACTTTTAGGAACTAGCACCGGATTTCCCTTTGGTCATTATCAATATTTGAGTGGTTTAGGTTATAAAATCGCCGGACTGGTTCCCTTCACCATTCCCTTATCTTGGTTCTATATGGGCTTAACTTGCTATTTGTTAGCCCGGGCAGGTTTAAAATTAAAAATGGGAGATAGTTGGGTACGTCAACTTTCAGCCTTGGCATTAGGGGCTATATTACTAACAGCTTGGGACTTAGTATTAGACCCAGCCATGAGTCAAGCTACTTTTCCTTTTTGGCAATTTCAAGAAGTTGGTGAATTTTTTGGAATGCCCTATCGTAATTTAGCTGGATGGATGGGAACGGGCTTTATTTTTATGAGCGTTGGGGCATTTTTATGGCGCAGAACTCCGATTGCTTTATCTCGCTCCCAATTAACTTTACCCCTAATTGTTTATATCACTAATTTCTTCTTTGGAGCGGCGATTACCGTTGTCGAATTAGATACCCGCTTCCTATTTCCCGTGGCTTTAAGTATTCTATTTGGAGTAGTTCCAGCGATCATTTTCTGGTGGAATGCTAAACCCTCTTTAGATACTATGGAAAGTTTATTATCTAGTGATAATATTACTACTCCCTCAGCCGTTGAAGTGGTTGCAAAGTAA
- the cruG gene encoding carotenoid 2'-o-glycosyltransferase: MGIYLIILLCVFVPLCFLFPFILILMLNLTLLTIPDFLQTNSWVILFFGVILLLQIPATIILLSRLLKGAIRVPPLQPQNPTLELFGTVSIVVPTLNEAVRVTPCLEGLTRQSYEVREILIVDSHSQDGTQDIIKQFAKSDPRFRLILDDPLPPEWVGRPWALNTGFLNSSEKSEWILGIDADTIPQPGLVASVVKTAIANQYDLLSLSCKFILKYPGELWLQPALLMTLVYRFGSPDLSPQKPERVMANGQCFLCRRSVLEKVGGYSSAKNSFCDDVTLARNIAQQGFKVGFLDGANVLTVRMYDGLKDTWEGWGRSLDLKDACSKTQLWGDLFLLLAVQALPLPLLLINLGFSSSLSLPGFLSSMLLGLNGFLVFLRIILTAAISLSYDLSQAQMPWVFWLSPLADPVAVLRLWISATQTQIQWRGRTYEKN; encoded by the coding sequence ATGGGAATATATTTAATTATCCTGCTTTGTGTCTTTGTACCTTTGTGTTTCCTATTCCCTTTTATACTAATTTTAATGTTGAATCTAACTTTATTAACAATTCCTGATTTTTTACAGACTAATTCCTGGGTTATATTATTTTTTGGGGTGATATTACTGTTACAAATCCCCGCCACAATAATTTTATTATCTCGGTTATTAAAAGGAGCGATTCGGGTTCCCCCTCTACAACCACAAAACCCGACTTTAGAACTCTTTGGAACGGTGAGTATTGTGGTTCCTACCTTGAATGAAGCCGTCCGGGTAACGCCCTGTTTAGAAGGGCTAACACGGCAAAGTTATGAAGTCCGAGAAATCTTAATTGTTGATAGTCATTCCCAAGATGGAACCCAGGATATTATTAAACAATTCGCTAAATCAGATCCGAGATTTAGACTGATTTTAGATGATCCTTTACCTCCCGAATGGGTGGGTCGTCCTTGGGCTTTAAATACGGGTTTTTTAAATAGTTCTGAAAAAAGTGAATGGATTTTAGGCATTGATGCGGATACTATACCACAACCGGGTTTAGTGGCGAGTGTGGTGAAAACTGCGATCGCAAATCAATATGATTTATTATCATTATCCTGTAAGTTTATTCTCAAATATCCGGGGGAATTGTGGTTACAACCTGCCCTATTAATGACTTTAGTTTATCGGTTTGGATCACCGGATTTATCGCCACAAAAACCCGAACGGGTGATGGCAAATGGTCAGTGTTTTTTATGTCGGCGTTCAGTATTAGAAAAAGTGGGAGGATATTCTAGTGCTAAAAATTCCTTTTGTGATGATGTAACTTTAGCTAGAAATATTGCTCAACAGGGTTTTAAAGTCGGGTTTTTAGATGGCGCCAATGTGTTAACGGTTAGAATGTATGATGGATTAAAAGATACTTGGGAAGGTTGGGGGCGATCGCTCGATCTCAAAGATGCTTGTTCTAAAACTCAACTCTGGGGAGATTTATTTCTCTTATTAGCAGTTCAGGCTTTACCCTTACCTTTATTACTAATTAATTTAGGCTTTTCCTCTAGTCTATCCTTACCCGGTTTTTTGAGTTCAATGCTATTAGGATTAAACGGTTTTTTAGTGTTTTTACGAATAATATTAACCGCCGCAATTTCTTTATCCTATGATTTGAGTCAAGCTCAAATGCCTTGGGTATTTTGGTTATCTCCCCTAGCTGATCCAGTCGCCGTATTAAGATTATGGATATCAGCAACCCAGACTCAAATTCAATGGCGAGGGAGAACTTATGAAAAGAATTAA